In Desulfobacter hydrogenophilus, the genomic stretch AAATAATCTTAAACGAAAGACATGAAGAATGGCTATCTTCATGTCCTTCATGGTAAAAAAAGCAAGATAGGTAGGGTGGGCAAAAGCGCAGCGTTGCCCACCATTGTAGGCCTGAACGATAAATCAGATAGGTTTAAGTTTATGGATAACTGTTTTTACTCGGTAAACTTAATCAATTCCCGGCAAAAGGCATCGATCTTTTGGACCAAGGCCTGCTCATCCTCGCTGGTGGGTGCCCCCTGCCATTCGTAAGAACCGAGCAGATCCCAGCCGGACTTTTCAATTTTGGATTCAAAATCCCGCTGTGCCCCCCCGACCCATCCATAGGAGCCGTACCTGAAAACCTTTTTGTTACTAACCTTTTTGACAAGCAGCTCCTCAATCACATGGGACATGGGCGGAAAAACCTTGTACTCGTAAGTGGGCATGCCAAAAATAAGCCCGGCGGACTTCCAGGCGCTGGCCAGAATATAGCCGATGTCATCGCCCGGGGCCTGGTAAACATGCACCGGAATCTTGTGTTTTCTTATGGTCTCAACCACAAAGTTCAGCATGGATTTTGTACTGCCGTACATGCTGGACCAAACCAGAGTAACCTCTCGTTCTGCCGGCCCCTTGCTGTACTCTGCATAGCGTTTGTAATGGTCAATGATCACGCCGGGGTTCTCCCGCCAGATAATTCCGTGGGAGGGGCAGATGATCTTGATATCCAGTCCGGACAGTTTGGTCAGTCCCTTGAGTACAAAGCCGGAAAATGCGGAGACAATATTGGCGTAATAGCGCAACGCTTCATTTTCCAAAAAAATATGTTTTTCCTCGGAAAGCTGGTCGTCAAAAACGGTGTCATCCGACACTTTGCCGTAGGAGCCAAAAGCATCACAGGCAAACAGAATTTTTCGTTTTTTCTCATAGGTCATCATGGTTTCGGGCCAATGGATGTTGGGCGTTTCAAAAAACTGAAGCTCGTAGTCACCCACTTCCAGGGTCATGCCGTCCGTGATGGCCACGGCCCGGTCCGCCGGGACCCCGGCAAAGGCTTCTAGCAGGGGAACTGCCTTTTTAGTACAGTAAATCACGCCCTTGGTATTTTTTTTACAAAATTCCCGCAGCCAGCCGGCGTGATCCGGCTCCATGTGGTTCACCACGATGATATCAATGTCCTCCACAGCCAGGGAGACCCCTTCCATCTGTCCGGTAATGGCCTTGGGAAAGTCCATGATGTCCTGGGTCAGATCAATGAGTACATTTTTTTCACCCTTGATCAGATACGAATTTATGGAAATGCCGTGGGGAATCGGCCAGATCCCCTCAAAAAGGTAATTCTCGTCTTCGATGTTAACCGCAAGGCGGTAAATATCGCCTACTATTTTTTGAAATTTCATCCCGCAACTCTCCTTGCACCAGTTTGTTTTTTAAAAATATATTTAAAATGCCATGTTCAATTGGTAAAATCAATTTTCAGTTTCTAAAATACAATATTCCTTCTATTTGAACAAAATGCCCAACCCTACTTGTACAGTGCCTCTTTTGTGTCCCTGACAGAACCCCACGCACCAGGAGGGTTCACGACGATCCTTTACCGCCGGCAAGCATCAGGTAATGGGCGCCTTCTTTTTCCCTTCCCCGTTTCATGCACCCGTTGGCAAAAATCCGGCATTTTTCTTTAAATACATTTAAAGCGGCCTGTTCCTGATCCGAAGAGAGGACATTGGACTCAATCAAATCCAGGATGGACTGAATCCGGTA encodes the following:
- a CDS encoding FprA family A-type flavoprotein, whose amino-acid sequence is MKFQKIVGDIYRLAVNIEDENYLFEGIWPIPHGISINSYLIKGEKNVLIDLTQDIMDFPKAITGQMEGVSLAVEDIDIIVVNHMEPDHAGWLREFCKKNTKGVIYCTKKAVPLLEAFAGVPADRAVAITDGMTLEVGDYELQFFETPNIHWPETMMTYEKKRKILFACDAFGSYGKVSDDTVFDDQLSEEKHIFLENEALRYYANIVSAFSGFVLKGLTKLSGLDIKIICPSHGIIWRENPGVIIDHYKRYAEYSKGPAEREVTLVWSSMYGSTKSMLNFVVETIRKHKIPVHVYQAPGDDIGYILASAWKSAGLIFGMPTYEYKVFPPMSHVIEELLVKKVSNKKVFRYGSYGWVGGAQRDFESKIEKSGWDLLGSYEWQGAPTSEDEQALVQKIDAFCRELIKFTE